One genomic segment of Cellulophaga sp. HaHaR_3_176 includes these proteins:
- a CDS encoding sulfatase, with amino-acid sequence MKKYYTSYLLLTLSLLIIFSCEKPKKEVIKPNILFISIDDLRPTLGAYEDPTAITPNIDQLASEGMTFRQTFSQVGVCAPSRASLMTGIRPDSTRVWHLGDKFRNINPNTVTMPQHFSKFGYHTVNLGKIFHNYMPDSISWDEPDLRPAQYLQSDWLKRDGETFYISEEVNRSQAIKRDSLLKLRPERYADGWNTGPAWEAAAVHDTMYYDGAQTELAKKTLTRLAKNDTPFYMGLGYFRPHLPFTAPKKYWDLYDPNKIPLAANQNVPENAPGHTMNSMYELRHYDGFNQIGHPESSYRMDEDTSRKLKHGYYASVSYVDALLGNLISHMKDIGIYENTIIILWGDHGWKLGEHNSWGKMTNYNIDLQVPMIIRYPNQENRGAQTFEITELIDMFPSLCELAEIEVPDYMQGTSFVPLIKNPKRPWKDAAFSQFHRRPKHAADGKRYMGYSLNTKKYHYIEWYSWDNTTGTRGELKNLELFDRENDPNETVNIAAQKSLSKTIKALSEKLASGWKNAKPSNTQLNSK; translated from the coding sequence ATGAAAAAATATTATACTTCATATTTGTTACTCACGCTCTCGCTTTTAATAATATTCAGTTGTGAAAAACCAAAAAAAGAAGTTATTAAGCCTAACATTCTATTTATATCAATTGATGATCTTCGACCTACTTTGGGTGCTTACGAAGATCCTACGGCTATTACCCCAAATATTGATCAGCTCGCTTCTGAAGGAATGACCTTTAGGCAAACTTTTTCACAAGTAGGAGTTTGCGCTCCTTCGCGAGCAAGTTTAATGACAGGCATAAGACCCGACTCCACTCGTGTTTGGCACCTTGGAGATAAGTTTCGTAACATCAACCCGAATACAGTTACCATGCCGCAACATTTTTCGAAATTTGGATACCATACTGTTAACCTCGGTAAAATTTTTCATAATTATATGCCCGACTCTATTTCTTGGGACGAGCCAGACTTGCGCCCTGCTCAATATTTACAATCAGATTGGTTAAAGAGAGATGGTGAAACATTTTATATCAGTGAAGAAGTCAACCGTTCGCAAGCTATTAAAAGAGATTCTTTATTAAAACTTAGACCCGAAAGGTATGCTGATGGATGGAATACTGGCCCAGCTTGGGAAGCTGCTGCTGTACATGACACAATGTATTATGATGGAGCACAAACCGAATTAGCAAAAAAAACATTAACACGCCTAGCTAAAAACGATACTCCTTTTTATATGGGCCTTGGTTATTTTCGACCACACCTACCTTTTACTGCTCCTAAAAAATATTGGGATTTATACGACCCTAATAAAATTCCTCTGGCAGCAAATCAAAATGTTCCTGAAAATGCTCCAGGTCATACCATGAATTCTATGTATGAATTGCGACATTATGATGGGTTCAACCAAATTGGTCATCCTGAATCATCATACCGAATGGATGAAGATACCTCTAGAAAATTGAAACACGGATACTATGCTAGTGTCAGCTATGTTGATGCCTTATTGGGAAATCTAATATCTCATATGAAAGATATAGGCATTTACGAGAATACCATTATTATACTATGGGGAGATCACGGTTGGAAACTTGGCGAGCATAACAGCTGGGGAAAAATGACCAATTATAATATTGACCTACAGGTTCCTATGATTATTCGTTATCCGAACCAAGAAAATAGAGGTGCTCAAACATTTGAAATTACCGAACTAATAGATATGTTCCCATCACTATGTGAATTAGCAGAAATAGAAGTTCCTGATTATATGCAAGGAACAAGTTTTGTGCCTTTGATAAAAAACCCTAAACGCCCGTGGAAAGATGCTGCTTTTAGTCAGTTTCATCGCAGACCAAAACATGCTGCCGATGGAAAGAGGTACATGGGGTATTCTTTAAACACCAAAAAATACCATTATATAGAATGGTACTCATGGGATAATACAACTGGAACTAGAGGAGAATTAAAAAATCTTGAATTGTTTGATCGAGAAAACGACCCGAATGAGACCGTTAATATTGCTGCGCAAAAATCACTCAGTAAAACTATAAAAGCTTTATCTGAAAAACTTGCTAGCGGCTGGAAAAACGCAAAACCTAGCAATACTCAGTTAAATTCTAAATAG
- a CDS encoding DUF1648 domain-containing protein produces the protein MREKPKIKLDLANTDKVIEITGWTLLVGTWLLAILSFSDLPESIPTHFNAAGKADGFGGKNTIFVLPFIGTILFFGMTMLNKNPHIFNYPKTITNENALSQYANATRMIRVLKLIIAFVFGLILVMTLQHTNGNTDGLGVWFLPLTISLFIIPTLYFFIKAMKINSNKKNH, from the coding sequence ATGAGAGAGAAACCTAAAATAAAATTAGACTTAGCAAATACTGATAAGGTAATTGAAATTACTGGTTGGACATTACTCGTAGGTACTTGGCTTTTAGCAATACTAAGTTTTTCGGACTTACCAGAATCAATTCCTACTCATTTTAACGCGGCCGGAAAAGCAGATGGATTTGGAGGAAAGAATACTATTTTTGTTTTACCCTTTATTGGAACGATTCTTTTTTTTGGAATGACAATGCTTAATAAAAATCCACACATTTTTAATTATCCAAAAACCATTACAAACGAAAACGCACTAAGTCAATATGCCAATGCAACACGAATGATTAGAGTATTGAAATTAATAATCGCATTTGTTTTTGGACTTATATTAGTAATGACTTTACAACATACGAATGGCAATACTGATGGACTTGGAGTTTGGTTTTTACCCCTTACAATAAGCCTATTTATAATTCCAACTTTATACTTTTTTATTAAAGCAATGAAAATAAATTCAAATAAGAAAAACCATTAG
- a CDS encoding DUF427 domain-containing protein, whose product MEEKRHYTVIDNYKRKLTLKYLNKVIAETTSALILKEVGKSVYDPVFYLPKEDVLIKLKPEPNRQSHCPIKGDASYWNVDGDFTDNYFAWSYEDTLPRSKKIKGYVAFNMEYITFISEPI is encoded by the coding sequence ATGGAAGAAAAAAGACATTATACCGTTATCGACAACTATAAAAGAAAATTAACTCTAAAATATTTGAATAAGGTAATAGCTGAAACAACAAGTGCCTTAATCTTAAAAGAGGTTGGAAAAAGTGTCTATGATCCTGTATTTTATCTACCAAAAGAAGATGTTTTAATTAAATTAAAACCAGAACCAAATCGTCAAAGTCATTGCCCTATTAAGGGAGATGCCTCATATTGGAATGTTGATGGTGATTTTACAGACAACTATTTTGCTTGGAGCTATGAAGATACATTACCTCGCTCTAAAAAAATCAAAGGCTATGTTGCTTTCAACATGGAGTACATTACGTTTATCTCTGAGCCTATTTGA
- a CDS encoding SDR family NAD(P)-dependent oxidoreductase translates to MESNTKLNGKNVLITAGAQGIGEAITKHFIDNGANVAIHYFSSADTANELKEYAASKGQKAVVISGDLTKEADANAMVEKTIEAFGGLDILINNAGSLVARKMLNEMESEFWHKVMDINLTSMMFVTRAAAPHLAKNENSSIVNLASLAGRKGGHPGSLVYATSKGAILTFTRALSTELGPQGTRVNAVSPGLILGTSFHNTHTTKESAAATTAGIPIQRAGNADDVARAVLYLASEYDGFITGATLDINGGVYNM, encoded by the coding sequence ATGGAAAGCAATACTAAATTAAACGGAAAAAATGTTCTTATCACTGCTGGTGCTCAAGGAATTGGAGAGGCAATTACAAAACATTTTATTGATAATGGTGCAAATGTTGCTATTCACTACTTTTCTAGTGCAGATACTGCAAATGAGTTAAAAGAATATGCTGCTAGTAAAGGACAAAAAGCAGTTGTTATAAGTGGCGACTTAACAAAAGAAGCAGATGCTAATGCTATGGTTGAAAAAACAATAGAAGCATTTGGTGGTTTAGATATTCTAATCAACAATGCAGGCTCACTTGTTGCGCGTAAAATGCTAAATGAAATGGAATCTGAATTTTGGCATAAAGTAATGGACATTAACTTAACGTCTATGATGTTCGTAACACGAGCGGCAGCTCCACATCTTGCAAAAAATGAAAATAGTAGTATCGTTAATTTAGCATCACTTGCTGGGCGTAAAGGTGGCCATCCAGGATCATTAGTTTATGCTACTAGTAAAGGAGCCATCTTAACATTTACAAGAGCACTTTCTACCGAATTAGGGCCTCAAGGTACTAGAGTTAATGCTGTTTCTCCGGGTCTAATTCTTGGTACTTCATTTCATAATACCCATACAACAAAAGAATCAGCGGCAGCAACAACAGCCGGTATTCCAATACAACGAGCAGGTAATGCAGATGATGTAGCTAGAGCGGTTTTATACTTAGCATCTGAATACGATGGTTTTATTACTGGTGCCACGCTTGATATAAATGGTGGTGTTTACAATATGTAA
- a CDS encoding imm11 family protein, translating into MKFYKIRPNAEIVGEREVYPSWEYDANQENSETKLEHTTLPNFKPVFSNVYINRLTDVMFCNNIGGKGFIVSEKLKKLLAKHNIDTHRFYNLNLFYYDTKKQVLNNYYWFQIVSTNFLDWIDYNNSKFYLFDDFEENKVMELDLKNKEQLAEEVKNTMNTDNIVIYEKLTFNSNFKNLDFFYMDDLFDNLFNYPIVSEKLMYEIEKNNIQSFEFKEVNIVKN; encoded by the coding sequence ATGAAATTTTATAAAATCAGACCGAATGCTGAAATAGTTGGAGAAAGAGAAGTTTATCCGAGTTGGGAATATGATGCTAACCAAGAAAATTCAGAAACGAAACTTGAACACACTACTCTACCAAATTTTAAACCTGTATTCTCAAATGTATATATAAACAGGCTAACAGATGTTATGTTTTGTAATAATATAGGAGGAAAAGGTTTTATTGTGAGTGAAAAACTAAAAAAATTATTAGCAAAACATAATATAGATACTCACAGATTTTATAACCTAAACTTATTTTATTACGATACAAAAAAGCAAGTCCTTAACAATTATTATTGGTTTCAAATTGTTTCTACTAACTTTTTAGATTGGATTGATTATAACAACTCAAAATTTTATTTATTTGATGATTTTGAAGAAAATAAAGTTATGGAATTAGACTTAAAAAATAAAGAACAATTAGCCGAGGAAGTCAAAAACACAATGAATACTGACAATATAGTTATATACGAAAAATTGACTTTCAACTCTAATTTTAAAAATTTGGATTTTTTCTATATGGATGACCTTTTTGATAATCTCTTCAATTATCCTATTGTATCTGAAAAATTAATGTATGAAATTGAAAAAAACAACATTCAATCATTTGAATTTAAAGAAGTGAATATTGTTAAGAATTAA
- a CDS encoding RbsD/FucU family protein has protein sequence MLKTPVIHPTIMEVLARSGHFAQVVIADGNLPVGAMTGSNSTTVHLNFRPGLLDALTVLEGILEVCPVQGAIVMEKPIEANAEIHDSYKKLLGDDVTWDVMERWAFYDQIRNPNTTLIIQTGEQRRFANLILTVGVVKMAEESNF, from the coding sequence ATGCTTAAGACTCCAGTAATACACCCAACAATTATGGAAGTTCTTGCTCGCTCAGGGCATTTTGCACAAGTTGTTATTGCTGACGGTAATTTACCTGTTGGAGCCATGACAGGCTCTAACTCAACTACCGTACACCTCAATTTTCGTCCAGGCCTATTAGATGCTCTTACAGTACTCGAAGGCATATTAGAAGTTTGTCCTGTTCAAGGTGCTATAGTTATGGAAAAACCTATTGAAGCAAATGCTGAAATACACGATTCATATAAAAAATTATTAGGTGATGATGTTACTTGGGATGTTATGGAGCGTTGGGCATTTTATGATCAGATAAGAAATCCAAACACAACATTAATTATTCAAACAGGTGAACAACGTCGTTTTGCTAATTTGATACTGACTGTTGGGGTTGTAAAAATGGCTGAAGAAAGTAACTT